The genomic DNA GCAAATGGTTTTAATCCTCCTTTACAAGTATGCAAatggcaaaacaaaaagttatctTCAATGTGCTTCAGTGAAAAGCTAAGCACAAGTAATAATTTTCAAcaaataagtcaaaaaattCTGATTATTCTCCTTATGACATATGCTCCAGAAAATATTGATGCTGATATATATATTACCACTTATAAATCATTCAGGAGGTGTTTTGAATAAATTTAGAGATAACAAAATGTTTACCATTAAGTTTCAAATTTATACCAAACAGATTATCTGTGCTTTGGACCACAAAAGATACCTTCATTCATTATTAATGCATAACCAAGTCACAACTTATATTGAAGGCAAAATTTTAGGGGTGCGTGGGGGccttttatctttatttatgTTTTCTGCTTAATGAAACTGCCTATGGCAGAGGCAAGGCAAGCAGCTGAATACAAAAAAGAGCTTATGGTACCCGGGGTATAAAAAGTGGTGCACTTTTCCTTTTGGTGGTGGTGGTAGTGGTagtggtggtggggggggggggggagttaaCTAATCCTGATGAAAAGCAGTACCCCTCTTTTAAAAACACATATTGCTTTCCAAAGGGAGCCTCTGAGGAAACAAAAGAGCAGGTTGGTTTTTCCAGAGAAGAAATTTTGTAACATTCTTTATCCCAGTATGTAGTTCTTCTGAATTTTTGAATGACAATATCATGGCACAAGTGGTCTGCAAAAGTGGTTTAGCAACACTTGTGTCTAAAATGAAATGTTGGAGGAAATGCACAACTGAAGTAAATATTGCCCTGCCAATGGAACCAAAGTGTACTCAATTGGGGGAATAAACTTCCAAGTATTGTGACACCAGAGAACTCTCTATGGGGTCTTAGCAGCAGAAGACCTTCCTCCTTcctctccccctcctcccctcccccaatcCCCCTAGCACTAAGACGTAGGCAAAAACACTCCAAACATAAACTTAAGTTTACGTCCTCTGAGAATTTTTCCGGTAGAGacgaaacaatatttttttcccataaatCAAGGCTAAAACGGAGATATGCATTTGTGAATTTTTGATCTCCGGTACAGCAAATCtttataaaaaaagagaaactttaaaaagCTATACGGAAATGACCGTGTATTAATGATTGCAATGGTGTTTGGGTAATTTAAACGCTTTTACAAGTTGCaagtgtaaataaataaaactaattttttcttgAGGTAAAATAGAGCGCAAAATAAATAGCCACGAGAATTGAATGTAGATGAAAAAATACTTTCATCTTCCTTTCAATCATCTTTGGTTTTCGCTTTGATCAATCCCAATTCCTGTATGACTTTATATTGGTCTGGTATTTCCATGAGCGCATGAAGAGCGAAGGAAGTATCTGGATGTTTCGCGTTGCGTATAACAGCCTCGTACTCAACAAACTGAAAATTGTCGAACCGTCTTTGCGGCAACATATCGTCATACTCATGCATACGATCCCATGGACCGTCTCCTACTCCAACAACAATGATCGAAAGTGGAAAATACGACGCCTCTACAATCGCTTCCCTTGTGCTACGTTCGTGTTCCTCTACAACCTGACCATCAGCTACTATCACCAAAATGTTGTATGATTTATCCTGCTTGACGATCTCTATAGCTTTGTTGATGATCGGTGCAAATGAAGTCGGACCACTTAGAGATACTCGGCCAACAACATCGGTGTACTGTTTCAAAACATCGCACAGCCCTTGGCACGGAGTGCCGTCCTCGTTGAAACTAAACACGCTATGATCCTTAGTCACGGAATCACCGAATCCGAATGCTGGAATTAGCTTGTCTCCGTCAAACGGTTCGAGTGTTTTGGTTATAACTTGCACAACACGCTGGTAGGGGTTCAACCTTTTGGTGTTGTTGAAAACGTGATGCAATGACCGTCCACCGAAGCTTTTTCTTCCTTGCCATTCGTTACTCGCCGTGAAATCAATACCAATAATAAGATTGCTCGACTCTAAACCAGCTTTTTTAATTGCACTTGAAACTTCTTTCACCGATGAAAATCTGTCCTTAATAGCGTGAAATTCATTCAGGCCGAGAATCTTACACAAAGTGGAACCTCTGAACCGTTTCGAAACCACCTTGTAAGTTTGAAGTGATTCCTTCGGTCGAAAGTAGATGGAGTAGACAACAAATCCAAAAATAGCAGATGTaaagaacagtataacatctATTGGAAAACCAAGCTCCATTTCCTCTCCAAAGTGATTTGTGGAAAATGAATCAGCAAAGCAACTAAACAATTAATTCACGCACCTGGAGCGGCCATGACACTCTCGAAGGTTACGTATAATTCTGTGTCGTAAGGGAAAGCGTGACAGTTGTTGGATTGAATAACACAACGTTTCCTGGTGGATATTGTTGAAACTCGCtgaaagtgttttttaattgtGCTTCGCCTTTTTTATATTCTGTAAAACAGTATAGAATACGTGCGTTGAATGATCATAAGCTTTGTTTCTATTAACGTTTCCTACGCTCATGCATTAAAATATCACCTTGTCACGGCTTGCGGAAAAACGTCACAGTTTAAGGACATACGTGTAAGGAAACGAAAATGATCATGAATGCATACGATTTACATGGATCGTTCGCGACCAACTTGGAAATCTTATGCTAAAATCTTAGGTGCATTTTCAAACTCAGTGTTTTACAAGATGTTGTCCAGACGTGCATGGGTAAGAGCCTACGAAGAAAAGACTTAGAACTTATGGAATTTTAACACGTACTTTGAGGCGTGATGTCGGTCTTACTTTTATATTGCTAATTAAAGTCCAAGAGACTTTCATATAAGACATTCTCCGTCCTCTTAGAGTTTGTTTACATCAGACAACCGTGATAAGCAAAacgttgaaaacaaaaaaaaaacaaacaaacaaacaaacaaaaagaaactaacATCTAGATCTTTTTTGAAGGTTTAATAAGGTTCTTTATCGCTTATTTACGTGGCCTACTGAACACCCATATTCAAATACACCGCTCTCTTTACCACAAAATAATGACGCAAAGAAACTTTATCGAGAGAAGcaaaaatttaagttttattCGATGGATATCGTCATAAGCCACAAATTACGCCAGAGATATTAAGTAACACAGGTGTTTGAAGACTGTCATTTTAAAAGTTGGATTAATTAGGAAGATGTTCGAATTGTGCTCGACACTTAAAATTATCCTGGCCAAATTTCAACTGAGCCGATTGAGCGGTTTTTGCTGTACTCCGACATTTAATCGAACAAATTTGTTGATCCATCTGTTTTAAAACACATGTACACCTGTCGCTTGCGGCCACGAAATGAATGATCTCGTATCATTAAATGCAGATCAGTTAAGCATTGAAAGAGgagatgaaaaaataataaatattttctcGCGACAAAAGCCTCTCTTTAATCTCAGTGCGGGGAGATGTCGGTCCGTAGGTGAAAAGTTAAGTGACGTGATTGACTTAAAATAACTATCAATACTGAATTGTGACCTCTCTCTAATTGTGTTTTGACTGAGCTATGATTTTGTGTTAATTTGAATATACTAATTTGAAGAAGAACGGAGATGCAGAAAATCAAGTAATAAAGTcaggttttcaaagaaaaacttcaaaaaacGATTATTTTGAAGCTAGGAGTTGACTATTCgacaatttttgattaatttgAATTGAATGATCTAGATCTAGATAATAATGTTCATGAAGGaaaatgactgtttttttttgttttgttaattatttttcaagaaataaaaaaacgatCTTCGCAGATCAGCAGTTATAATTGCAATTCCACGAGAGAAGCCGGAAAAATTCATGATTTTATGAGGTTCGAACTCTTGCCTTCAAATATTGCAGTCAGGTGTTTCAAAACATGATCATTTCGAATTAAGCAATAACGAAAGAGAaagaggtttttcttttttaataaaactttcAATAAACATAAGGCATCCAAAAGAAGACAATAGTGTCCATAATCAGATGCTAGCGTCCGAATGTctaataataatgttaattaattaattaataatgtTTAAATCGGAATCTAGTAACTTGAGTCAGACACCATTATCAAACACCGGAAATTAGTGTAAAAAATCAGACGCTATTGCCTgaaatcggacactagtgtcttACAAATCAGACACTGGTGTCTAAAATCAGACGCTACTGAGtttctaaaatcggacactatTGTCTAAAATCGGACTCTAATGTTTATAATCGGAGTATAATGGCTAGAATCGGATACTACTGTCTGAAATCGGACTTAAATGTCTAAAATCGGACGCTAGGGTCGAAAATGAGACGTTTCTGTCCTAAAACGGAATCTGTTGTGGTGAGTGACGCGTTACTGTTCGTAAACGGACACCAGCGTCTGATATTGGACGTAAGTATTGCGTATTTTTTGGTCCTCGACTAGATTAGACTGACTCTGAAAGACGTTTAATATAAAGGCCCTGGCCTTAGGAAacactttcttttctgtttatCCAGATAAATAATTTGTATCGAGAGGAACCCTCCGTGTAAGGAGCCCCTAGTAACAAATTCCCTGGTGGAGTGAAGCTCATTTTTCACTCCAGTAAAAACAGTTTGTTTATGAGAAGCCATTACCACAAAGTTTGCTGTATGATGAACCgcaattttctaattttttcccAACCTTTAACTTCCAAAAGTTATTGACATGTataacttcttcctataatatccatataatatccagcagacaggtaatgagaaaactaaAACTGATCAactagaagttgttatcttgatcttagactaaattctcgtaactaagGGGTTTAGCCGCTGTTCAGGCTTTACCCGACGACATCATATTATAAAATCTATTTATTCCAAAATACTTAATCAAAGTCTTCCTACTTTCCTCTACAGTAATCTGTCCCCGTCCACATACACAGTTACGTCtactaatatttttttcaccttcaACGATAACGGTTATCGCATCTAAATCTACAGTTGCTATACAATGCGAAGAGTTCACTTGTCATTTCTTCTCAATAAACTTTCATATCCAGCTCAGTGCCCTTCCGAAAAATCATCAATCAGTACCACTCCTGTCTAATTAGCAGCTGTTATGTTTCCTTCTTCAGTGTCATGGAGATCTTTTCCATAAATGTTAATACAAAAGTCCACGAAATTCCCCAAAATGAACCAAAGCACACTGAAATAAACCAAACTAACACCTGCCATTCTCACACCTTCggatttcaagttatttttccTGAATCCCATTGCGAGAATTAATATCCCAGCAACGAATGCTAGAAACGGGTAGACACGCAGGAAAGCTATCCTGAATGGATTCTTGCAAGAAAAACAGCTCCATATGTCGCCTGGTATTGTAAAGCTGGAGGTTTCATTGTCATCTAAAGATCCTGCGCTTTCCATCTTTGAAAGAATGACGATGAGCAAAATTTGCAAAGTTCAAACGGTTTTGAGTGCGTTCTTCGTTATCGATGTTTCACACAAGTTGTAAAAACACTGCATTCTTATGATGAATCGGGGTcttttgaagtatttttgtaATTAGAGCAACGCATTTCTGAAGTGTAATTTTTCACGGGTCTAAAATAGGTGCCCAAAGGCCAGCGTTATTACGAATCTCTTGTTTGGTCATCCTGCTTTTAGTGCACTGTTTTTACTTTCGTTTCCCGTAATAGATTTATCTCGTTTTGTGGTTCTCTGCCGTGCCATTAGATCACAGATTCGCCTCCCAAAATGCCTTATTACATTTGACATGATGAGAGATCGAATTAAGCCGTTTGCAGTTACAGAACTCA from Pocillopora verrucosa isolate sample1 chromosome 2, ASM3666991v2, whole genome shotgun sequence includes the following:
- the LOC131772143 gene encoding uncharacterized protein, with translation MELGFPIDVILFFTSAIFGFVVYSIYFRPKESLQTYKVVSKRFRGSTLCKILGLNEFHAIKDRFSSVKEVSSAIKKAGLESSNLIIGIDFTASNEWQGRKSFGGRSLHHVFNNTKRLNPYQRVVQVITKTLEPFDGDKLIPAFGFGDSVTKDHSVFSFNEDGTPCQGLCDVLKQYTDVVGRVSLSGPTSFAPIINKAIEIVKQDKSYNILVIVADGQVVEEHERSTREAIVEASYFPLSIIVVGVGDGPWDRMHEYDDMLPQRRFDNFQFVEYEAVIRNAKHPDTSFALHALMEIPDQYKVIQELGLIKAKTKDD